The following are encoded together in the Mycolicibacterium arabiense genome:
- a CDS encoding RsmB/NOP family class I SAM-dependent RNA methyltransferase, which produces MSRPDRGRGPRRPTRRTPLDPARRVAYDTLRAVTERDAYANLTLPALLRERNITDRDAAFATELAYGTCRSLGVLDAVIAAASGRPVDQIDGVLLDLLRLGAYQLLRTRVDAHAAVDTTVEQAAIEVDTPRAGFVNGVLRSISKRDEQSWMAELAPSAEKDPVGHLAFTHSHPRWIAQCFADALGADAAELEDLLSSDDHRPVVHLAARPGIRTSEELAAAVDGTPGRYSPYAVYLAGGDPGLLAPVRDGEALVQDEGSQLVARALTLAPVEGDGGRWLDLCAGPGGKTALLAAIAAGAGARVTAVEPTPHRADFVERNTKGLDVEVLRVDGRDTGLPAASFDRVLVDAPCTGLGALRRRPEARWRRQPGDVPPLVKLQRELLASAIALTRPGGVVLYATCSPHLAETVGVVADAVRRHPVEPIDTWPLFDPVVGKGSHVQLWPHRHGTDAMFAAALQVR; this is translated from the coding sequence GTGAGCCGGCCGGACCGGGGACGCGGCCCCCGCCGCCCGACCCGTCGCACACCACTGGATCCCGCGCGCCGGGTCGCCTACGACACCCTGCGTGCGGTGACCGAACGGGACGCCTACGCCAACCTGACGCTGCCCGCACTGTTGCGCGAACGGAACATCACCGACCGCGACGCCGCGTTCGCCACCGAACTCGCCTACGGCACCTGCCGCAGCCTCGGCGTCCTCGACGCGGTGATCGCCGCGGCGTCGGGGCGGCCCGTCGATCAGATCGACGGCGTCCTGCTGGACCTGCTGCGGCTCGGCGCCTACCAGTTGCTGCGCACCCGGGTCGACGCGCACGCCGCGGTCGACACCACCGTCGAGCAGGCGGCCATCGAAGTCGACACCCCCCGTGCGGGTTTCGTCAACGGCGTGCTGCGGTCGATCTCCAAGCGCGACGAGCAGTCCTGGATGGCGGAGTTGGCCCCGTCGGCCGAGAAGGACCCGGTGGGGCATCTGGCGTTCACCCACTCGCACCCGCGGTGGATCGCGCAGTGCTTCGCCGACGCGCTGGGCGCCGACGCGGCCGAACTCGAGGACCTGCTGAGCAGTGACGACCACCGGCCCGTCGTGCACCTCGCGGCCCGGCCGGGGATCCGAACCTCCGAGGAGCTGGCGGCCGCGGTGGACGGGACGCCCGGCCGCTACTCGCCGTATGCGGTGTACCTGGCCGGTGGTGATCCCGGTCTGCTGGCGCCGGTACGCGACGGCGAGGCACTGGTGCAGGACGAGGGCAGCCAACTCGTCGCGCGCGCACTGACATTGGCGCCCGTGGAGGGGGATGGCGGCCGGTGGCTCGACCTGTGCGCGGGCCCGGGTGGGAAGACGGCACTGCTGGCCGCGATCGCCGCGGGCGCCGGCGCACGCGTGACGGCGGTGGAGCCGACCCCGCATCGGGCGGACTTCGTCGAGCGCAATACCAAGGGTCTCGACGTGGAGGTGCTCCGCGTCGACGGGCGCGACACCGGGTTGCCCGCCGCGTCCTTCGACCGCGTCCTGGTCGACGCGCCGTGCACCGGTCTCGGTGCGCTGCGTCGCCGTCCCGAGGCGCGCTGGCGGCGTCAGCCCGGTGACGTGCCGCCGCTGGTCAAGCTGCAGCGCGAACTGCTCGCCTCGGCCATCGCGCTGACCCGCCCCGGCGGCGTGGTGCTCTACGCCACCTGTTCGCCGCACCTGGCCGAGACGGTCGGGGTGGTCGCCGACGCGGTGCGCCGTCATCCCGTCGAGCCAATCGACACCTGGCCGTTGTTCGACCCCGTGGTCGGCAAGGGCAGCCACGTCCAGCTGTGGCCGCACCGCCACGGCACGGACGCGATGTTCGCCGCCGCGCTGCAAGTGCGATGA
- the fmt gene encoding methionyl-tRNA formyltransferase: MRIVFAGTPEPALPSLRRLIDSPRHDVVAVLTRPDAASGRRGKPAPSPVAALALAEGIPVLRPERPNSEEFVAELAGYAPDCCAVVAYGALLRDGLLAVPRLGWINLHFSVLPAWRGAAPVQAAIAAGDTVTGATTFQIEPSLDSGPVFGVVTETIRPTDTAGDLLGRLADSGAGLLESTLDGIDDGSLTAVPQPSEGVTVAPKITVEEARVRWDLPAHVVDRRIRAVTPNPGAWTTIGDLRVKLGPVTPTEREALSPGDIRADREGVHVGTASSPVRLGWIQPPGKKPMAAADWARGARLDDTARAS; the protein is encoded by the coding sequence ATGCGAATCGTGTTCGCAGGCACGCCCGAGCCTGCACTGCCGTCCCTGCGCCGCCTGATCGACTCGCCGCGCCACGACGTGGTGGCCGTGCTGACCCGGCCGGACGCGGCGTCCGGCCGACGCGGCAAGCCCGCGCCGTCGCCGGTCGCGGCGCTGGCACTCGCGGAGGGCATTCCCGTGCTGCGTCCCGAGCGGCCCAACTCCGAGGAATTCGTCGCCGAGCTGGCCGGCTACGCGCCCGACTGCTGCGCCGTCGTCGCCTACGGTGCGCTCCTGCGTGACGGGCTGCTGGCCGTGCCCCGCCTCGGATGGATCAACCTGCACTTCTCGGTGCTGCCCGCATGGCGGGGCGCGGCGCCGGTCCAGGCCGCGATCGCGGCGGGCGACACCGTCACCGGCGCAACGACGTTCCAGATCGAACCGAGCCTCGACTCGGGCCCCGTCTTCGGCGTCGTGACCGAGACGATCCGGCCGACCGACACCGCGGGCGATCTGCTGGGACGGTTGGCCGACTCGGGCGCGGGCCTGCTCGAGTCCACCCTCGACGGCATCGACGACGGATCGTTGACCGCCGTGCCGCAACCCAGCGAGGGCGTGACCGTCGCCCCGAAGATCACCGTCGAGGAGGCGCGCGTGCGATGGGATCTGCCCGCCCACGTGGTCGACCGCAGGATCCGGGCCGTGACGCCCAATCCGGGAGCCTGGACCACGATCGGCGACCTGCGCGTCAAGCTGGGACCGGTGACCCCGACCGAACGGGAAGCCCTGTCGCCCGGTGACATTCGGGCCGACCGGGAGGGAGTGCACGTGGGTACGGCCTCGTCGCCGGTGCGGCTCGGGTGGATACAACCGCCCGGCAAGAAACCGATGGCTGCGGCCGACTGGGCCCGTGGCGCCCGCCTCGACGACACGGCGCGGGCCTCGTGA
- the ribH gene encoding 6,7-dimethyl-8-ribityllumazine synthase — MSGSGVPDMPAIDASDVSLAIVASTWHDTICNALLDGAVRTAKDSGVVEPTVVRVLGAIEIPVVAQALAAKHDAVVALGVVIRGQTPHFDYVCDAVTQGLTRVSLDESTPVANGVLTVNDEQQAIDRAGLPGSSEDKGAQAAAAALSTAVTLREIRGS, encoded by the coding sequence ATGAGCGGTAGTGGGGTGCCGGACATGCCGGCCATCGACGCCTCGGACGTGAGCCTCGCAATCGTCGCCAGCACCTGGCACGACACGATCTGCAACGCGCTGCTCGACGGCGCGGTGCGCACCGCGAAGGACTCCGGCGTGGTCGAACCCACGGTGGTCCGCGTGCTCGGCGCAATCGAGATCCCGGTGGTCGCCCAGGCTCTCGCAGCCAAGCACGACGCCGTCGTGGCGCTCGGCGTGGTGATCCGGGGCCAGACCCCGCACTTCGACTACGTGTGCGACGCGGTCACCCAGGGACTCACCCGGGTGTCACTCGACGAGTCCACCCCGGTCGCCAACGGCGTACTCACCGTGAACGACGAGCAGCAGGCGATCGACCGTGCCGGCCTGCCCGGCTCCAGCGAGGACAAGGGCGCGCAGGCGGCGGCCGCCGCGTTGTCGACCGCGGTGACACTGCGGGAGATCCGCGGCTCGTGA
- the rpe gene encoding ribulose-phosphate 3-epimerase translates to MAGQSPVASLAQAPLIAPSILAADFARLADETAAVHGADWLHVDVMDNHFVPNLTLGLPVVESLLKVTDIPMDCHLMIEDPARWAPPYAEAGAYNVTFHAEATDDPRAVARDIRAAGARAGLSVKPGTPIDPYLEILRDFDTLLVMSVEPGFGGQKFMPEVLAKVAAVRALVDAGELTVVVEIDGGINADTIEAAAEAGVDCFVAGSAVYSAADPAEAVASLRRRAAAASPHLS, encoded by the coding sequence ATGGCTGGCCAATCTCCCGTCGCTTCGCTCGCCCAGGCACCTCTGATCGCGCCGTCGATCCTCGCCGCGGACTTCGCCAGACTGGCCGACGAGACGGCGGCCGTGCACGGCGCCGACTGGCTGCACGTCGACGTCATGGACAACCACTTCGTGCCGAACCTGACGCTGGGCCTGCCGGTCGTCGAGAGTCTGCTGAAGGTCACCGACATCCCGATGGACTGTCACCTGATGATCGAGGACCCGGCACGATGGGCGCCGCCGTACGCCGAGGCAGGCGCCTACAACGTGACGTTCCACGCCGAGGCCACCGACGATCCCCGCGCCGTGGCCCGCGACATCAGGGCGGCAGGCGCGCGGGCAGGCCTCAGCGTGAAGCCGGGTACGCCGATCGACCCCTATCTCGAGATCCTGCGCGACTTCGACACCCTGCTGGTGATGTCGGTCGAGCCGGGCTTCGGCGGTCAGAAGTTCATGCCCGAGGTCCTGGCCAAGGTGGCGGCAGTGCGCGCGCTGGTCGACGCGGGGGAGTTGACCGTGGTGGTCGAGATCGACGGCGGCATCAACGCCGACACGATCGAGGCGGCCGCGGAGGCCGGCGTGGACTGCTTCGTCGCGGGGTCGGCGGTCTACAGCGCAGCGGACCCGGCCGAGGCCGTGGCGTCGCTGCGACGGCGGGCCGCCGCCGCGTCACCGCATCTGTCGTGA
- a CDS encoding PH domain-containing protein, which translates to MTDSGRWDLEVRPHLTPYFAYGAAFLIAAAHITVGFLLKIGSSGVIFRTADQVAIALLGIIIGGLVLLFARPRLRVGSEGIAVRNLLTYRLIPWSEVVDVSFPPGTRWARVDLPDDEYVPAMAIQAVDKMRAVESMDRVRELMARYRTDVSRRSDAS; encoded by the coding sequence GTGACCGACTCCGGCCGCTGGGATCTGGAGGTGCGTCCGCACCTCACGCCGTACTTCGCCTACGGCGCAGCGTTTCTCATCGCCGCTGCGCACATCACGGTGGGGTTCCTGCTCAAGATCGGCTCGAGCGGCGTGATCTTTCGGACGGCCGACCAGGTGGCGATCGCCCTGCTGGGCATCATCATCGGCGGCCTCGTCCTGCTCTTCGCCCGGCCCCGGCTGCGGGTGGGCAGCGAGGGCATCGCCGTCCGGAACCTGTTGACGTACCGGTTGATTCCCTGGTCCGAGGTGGTGGACGTGTCGTTCCCGCCAGGGACGCGGTGGGCCCGGGTCGACCTCCCCGACGACGAGTACGTCCCGGCGATGGCGATTCAGGCAGTCGACAAGATGCGCGCCGTGGAGTCGATGGACCGGGTGCGCGAGCTGATGGCGCGCTACCGCACCGATGTCAGCCGACGTTCAGACGCATCGTGA
- a CDS encoding bifunctional 3,4-dihydroxy-2-butanone-4-phosphate synthase/GTP cyclohydrolase II has protein sequence MTRLDSVERAIADIAAGKAVVVIDDEDRENEGDLIFAAEKATPELVAFMVRYTSGYLCVPLSGEVCDRLGLLPMYAVNQDKHQTAYTVTVDAKQGVGTGISASDRATTMRLLADPSSKADEFTRPGHVVPLRAKDGGVLRRPGHTEAAVDLARLAGLQPAGTICEIVSQKDEGAMAQTDELRVFADDHDLALISIADLIEWRRKHERHVERIAEARIPTRYGEFRAVGYTSIYEDVEHVALVRGDIAGPEGDGHDVLVRVHSECLTGDVFGSRRCDCGPQLDAALAMVAREGRGVVLYMRGHEGRGIGLMHKLQAYQLQDAGADTVDANLKLGLPADARDYGIGAQILVDLGIRSMRLLTNNPAKRVGLDGYGLHIIERVPLPVRANSENIRYLMTKRDRMGHDLSGLDDFDESVRMDGYDEAVYMLGDRLPPTADETGGAP, from the coding sequence ATGACGAGGCTTGATTCCGTCGAGCGGGCGATAGCCGACATTGCTGCCGGCAAGGCCGTGGTCGTCATCGACGACGAGGACCGCGAGAACGAGGGCGACCTGATCTTCGCGGCCGAGAAGGCCACGCCGGAGCTGGTGGCGTTCATGGTGCGCTACACCTCGGGTTATCTCTGCGTGCCGCTCTCGGGCGAGGTCTGCGACCGGCTGGGCCTGCTGCCCATGTACGCGGTGAACCAGGACAAGCATCAGACGGCCTACACCGTCACCGTCGACGCCAAGCAGGGCGTGGGCACGGGCATCTCGGCGTCCGACCGCGCCACCACCATGCGGCTGCTGGCCGATCCGTCGTCGAAGGCCGACGAGTTCACCAGGCCCGGTCACGTCGTGCCGCTGCGCGCCAAGGACGGCGGCGTGCTGCGCAGGCCCGGCCACACCGAGGCCGCCGTCGACCTGGCCCGGCTGGCCGGTCTGCAGCCCGCGGGCACGATCTGCGAGATCGTCAGCCAGAAGGACGAGGGCGCGATGGCCCAGACCGACGAGCTGCGCGTCTTCGCCGACGACCACGACCTGGCCCTGATCTCGATCGCCGACCTGATCGAGTGGCGCCGCAAGCACGAACGCCACGTCGAGCGCATCGCCGAGGCCCGCATCCCCACCCGCTACGGCGAGTTCCGCGCCGTCGGCTACACCAGTATCTACGAGGACGTCGAGCACGTGGCGCTGGTGCGCGGCGACATCGCGGGACCCGAGGGCGACGGCCACGACGTGCTGGTCCGCGTGCACTCCGAGTGCCTGACCGGCGACGTGTTCGGGTCACGCCGGTGCGACTGCGGCCCCCAGCTCGACGCGGCGCTGGCCATGGTCGCCCGCGAGGGCCGCGGCGTCGTGCTCTACATGCGCGGCCACGAGGGCAGGGGCATCGGCCTCATGCACAAGCTGCAGGCCTACCAGCTGCAGGACGCGGGCGCCGACACCGTGGACGCGAACCTCAAGCTGGGTCTGCCCGCCGACGCACGCGACTACGGCATCGGTGCGCAGATCCTCGTCGACCTGGGCATCCGGTCGATGCGGCTGCTCACCAACAACCCGGCCAAGCGCGTCGGACTCGACGGGTACGGGCTGCACATCATCGAGCGGGTCCCGCTGCCGGTGCGCGCCAACTCGGAGAACATCCGATACCTCATGACCAAGCGCGACCGGATGGGTCACGACCTGTCCGGGCTCGACGACTTCGACGAGTCGGTCCGCATGGACGGCTACGACGAGGCGGTCTACATGCTGGGGGACCGGTTGCCCCCGACGGCCGACGAGACCGGTGGCGCGCCGTGA
- a CDS encoding GNAT family N-acetyltransferase → MTAPSVVRLTEEQWRAFAAVRLRALRDTLGAQDRQYRSEEAFTAAQWRRRLRAHTQFAAVLDDRMVGLIGVQRESADSAYLYSLWLEPSARRRGLAHELVTAAVDWARDERMRTVTLRVEEDNDVALGVYQDLGFTMDATVTAGNPDEVTMRLNVG, encoded by the coding sequence TTCGCGGCCGTGCGCCTGCGGGCACTGCGCGACACCCTCGGCGCCCAGGACCGGCAGTACCGCAGCGAGGAGGCCTTCACGGCGGCGCAGTGGCGGCGCAGATTGCGGGCGCACACCCAGTTCGCCGCGGTCCTCGACGACCGCATGGTGGGCCTGATCGGCGTGCAGCGGGAGAGCGCCGACTCGGCGTACCTGTACTCGCTGTGGCTGGAACCGTCTGCGCGGCGGCGCGGGCTCGCTCACGAACTGGTCACTGCGGCCGTCGACTGGGCGCGCGATGAACGGATGCGCACCGTCACGCTGCGGGTCGAGGAGGACAACGACGTCGCGCTCGGCGTGTATCAGGACCTCGGGTTCACCATGGACGCCACCGTCACCGCGGGCAACCCCGACGAGGTCACGATGCGTCTGAACGTCGGCTGA
- a CDS encoding MFS transporter, which produces MAHQATTQSSGSATSRRIAISAGGLAVLLGALDTYVVITIIRDVMIDIQIPINQIQRVAPIITGYLVGYIAAMPLLGRASDRFGRKLLLQISLAGFAVGSIITAMSGDLTMLVIGRVVQGVASGALLPVTLALAADLWAERKRAAVLGGIGAAQELGSVLGPLYGIAVVWALNSWRDVFWINVPMAVVAMVMIHFSVPAKQKTQGPPEKIDVIGGVLLAIVLVLVVFGLYNPAPDGKQVLPEGGWILLCGAAVATVAFFVWEKIAKTKLIDPVGVHFRPFLCALGASFAAGAALMVTLVNVELFGQAVLSLDQNEAAFLLMRFLVALPVGALLGGWIATRVGDRVVAFAGLVIAAFAYWLISQWPVDLLAARHDFGLFTLPTMDVDLALAGFGLGIVIGPLTSAALRVVPAPQHGIASSLVVVARMTGMLVGVAALSAWGLYRFNQHLQSLPKSAPGGNLLDTIRIQADNYRVAYAMQYGEIFAITAVVCVVGALLGLFISGKNESAEIPADDPDANPDEATEAVRATR; this is translated from the coding sequence ATGGCACACCAAGCCACCACCCAGTCGTCCGGATCGGCGACCAGTCGCCGGATCGCCATCAGCGCAGGCGGTCTCGCGGTGCTCCTCGGAGCGCTCGACACCTACGTCGTGATCACGATCATCCGCGATGTGATGATCGACATCCAGATCCCGATCAACCAGATCCAGCGGGTCGCGCCGATCATCACCGGTTACCTGGTGGGCTACATCGCGGCGATGCCGCTGCTGGGCCGCGCGTCCGACAGGTTCGGGCGCAAGCTGCTGCTGCAGATCAGCCTCGCCGGGTTCGCCGTCGGCTCGATCATCACCGCGATGTCGGGCGATCTCACGATGCTCGTCATCGGGCGCGTCGTGCAGGGTGTCGCCAGCGGCGCACTGCTGCCCGTCACGCTCGCGCTGGCCGCCGACCTGTGGGCCGAACGCAAGCGGGCCGCCGTTCTCGGCGGCATCGGCGCGGCACAGGAGTTGGGCAGCGTGCTCGGCCCGCTCTACGGCATCGCCGTGGTGTGGGCACTCAACAGCTGGCGCGACGTGTTCTGGATCAACGTGCCGATGGCGGTCGTCGCCATGGTGATGATCCACTTCAGCGTCCCGGCGAAGCAGAAGACCCAGGGCCCACCCGAGAAGATCGACGTCATCGGCGGAGTCCTGCTGGCGATCGTGCTGGTGCTCGTCGTGTTCGGGCTCTACAACCCCGCCCCGGACGGCAAGCAGGTGCTGCCCGAGGGCGGCTGGATCCTGCTGTGCGGAGCAGCCGTCGCGACGGTCGCCTTCTTCGTCTGGGAGAAGATCGCCAAGACCAAGCTGATCGACCCCGTGGGCGTGCACTTCCGGCCGTTCCTGTGTGCCCTCGGTGCGTCGTTCGCCGCAGGGGCCGCGCTGATGGTGACGCTGGTCAACGTCGAACTCTTCGGCCAGGCCGTGCTGTCCCTCGACCAGAACGAGGCGGCATTCCTGCTCATGCGGTTCCTGGTCGCGCTGCCCGTCGGCGCCCTACTCGGCGGATGGATCGCCACCCGCGTCGGCGACCGCGTCGTGGCGTTCGCAGGCCTCGTGATCGCGGCGTTCGCCTACTGGCTGATCTCGCAGTGGCCCGTCGACCTGCTCGCCGCGCGACACGACTTCGGGTTGTTCACGCTCCCGACGATGGACGTGGACCTCGCGCTGGCCGGCTTCGGGCTGGGCATCGTGATCGGACCGCTGACCTCGGCGGCGCTGCGCGTGGTGCCTGCGCCGCAGCACGGCATCGCGTCGTCGCTGGTGGTCGTAGCCCGCATGACCGGCATGCTGGTCGGCGTCGCGGCACTGTCGGCGTGGGGTCTGTACCGGTTCAACCAGCACCTGCAGAGCCTGCCGAAGTCCGCTCCCGGGGGAAACCTGTTGGACACCATCAGGATTCAGGCCGACAACTACCGGGTGGCCTATGCCATGCAGTACGGCGAGATCTTCGCGATCACCGCGGTCGTCTGCGTGGTGGGTGCGCTGCTGGGATTGTTCATCAGCGGGAAGAACGAGTCCGCTGAGATTCCTGCGGATGACCCGGACGCGAACCCGGATGAGGCAACCGAGGCCGTCCGGGCCACCCGCTAG
- a CDS encoding LppX_LprAFG lipoprotein, which yields MQTRPRLAVRSLITALVTATLLVAGCSSSDKASDAPLPEAATLLQQSADTTKAQQSVHLQLTTTGEIKELPIASLDGDLTLTPAVAAAGKADIVFLGQKLEGVGFVVADNLLYGAITPDSWQDFGPAADIYDVAALLRPDTGLANVIANFSDAKTEGRENVSGVDAVKISGNVSADAVNKIAPQLKATGPVPGTAWIQEDGDHQLVQVKIDPTPDTSIQMTSSDWGKPVTVTKPAV from the coding sequence ATGCAGACGCGCCCCCGGCTTGCCGTCCGATCCCTGATCACCGCCCTCGTCACCGCCACCCTGCTCGTTGCAGGGTGTTCGTCGTCCGACAAGGCGTCCGATGCCCCACTCCCCGAAGCGGCCACGCTGCTCCAACAGTCGGCCGACACCACCAAGGCCCAGCAGAGCGTTCACCTGCAGCTGACCACCACGGGTGAGATAAAGGAACTGCCCATCGCGTCGCTCGACGGTGATCTCACCCTGACCCCAGCGGTCGCAGCGGCCGGCAAGGCGGACATCGTGTTCCTCGGCCAGAAGCTCGAGGGCGTCGGTTTCGTCGTCGCCGACAACCTGCTCTACGGAGCGATCACGCCGGACAGCTGGCAGGACTTCGGTCCGGCCGCGGACATCTACGACGTTGCGGCGCTCCTGCGACCCGACACCGGTCTGGCCAACGTCATCGCGAACTTCTCCGACGCCAAGACCGAGGGCCGCGAGAACGTCAGCGGCGTCGATGCGGTGAAGATATCGGGCAATGTCAGCGCCGACGCAGTCAACAAGATCGCCCCGCAGCTGAAGGCCACAGGACCCGTTCCTGGCACTGCCTGGATACAGGAGGACGGCGATCACCAGCTGGTGCAGGTCAAGATCGACCCGACGCCGGACACGAGCATCCAGATGACGAGTTCTGACTGGGGTAAGCCCGTCACCGTCACCAAGCCCGCGGTGTGA
- a CDS encoding riboflavin synthase: MFTGIVEELGEVVGKEELVDAARFVIRGPLVTADAGHGDSIAVNGVCLTVVEVRAGGEFTADVMAETLNRSSLAGVDVGSRVNLERAAAVNSRLGGHIVQGHVDGTGHVVSRSPSENWEIVRISVPATLSRYVVEKGSITIDGVSLTVSALGDDWLEVSLIPTTLGLTTLGRAEIGTPVNLEVDVIAKYVERLLNSRDA, encoded by the coding sequence GTGTTCACGGGAATCGTCGAAGAACTGGGTGAGGTCGTCGGCAAGGAGGAACTGGTCGATGCCGCGCGCTTCGTCATCCGCGGACCGCTGGTGACCGCCGATGCCGGTCACGGTGATTCGATCGCCGTCAACGGCGTCTGTCTGACCGTCGTGGAGGTGCGCGCCGGCGGCGAGTTCACCGCCGACGTCATGGCCGAGACCCTCAACCGGTCCAGCCTCGCCGGTGTCGACGTCGGCAGCCGGGTCAACCTGGAGCGCGCCGCTGCCGTCAACAGCAGGCTCGGCGGACACATCGTGCAGGGCCACGTCGACGGCACCGGCCACGTCGTCTCCCGGTCGCCGTCGGAGAACTGGGAGATCGTGCGGATCTCGGTGCCCGCGACGCTGTCACGCTACGTCGTCGAGAAGGGGTCGATCACCATCGACGGGGTGTCGCTGACCGTGTCGGCACTGGGTGACGACTGGCTGGAGGTGTCGCTGATCCCGACGACGCTGGGGCTCACGACGCTCGGACGCGCGGAGATCGGCACCCCGGTCAATCTGGAGGTCGACGTGATCGCCAAGTACGTCGAGCGACTGCTCAACAGCAGGGACGCGTAG
- the ribD gene encoding bifunctional diaminohydroxyphosphoribosylaminopyrimidine deaminase/5-amino-6-(5-phosphoribosylamino)uracil reductase RibD → MRRAIELSEQVKGSTYPNPPVGAVILDRDGEIAGVGATEPVGGPHAEVLALRRAGERAVGGTAVVTLEPCNHHGRTPPCVDALLAAGVASVVYAIADPNPAAAGGSARLADGGVRTEAGLLADEAAGGPLREWLHKQRTGRPHVTWKYATSVDGRSAAADGSSQWITSEASRADVHRRRAVVDAIVVGTGTVFTDDPTLTARLPDGSLAARQPLRVVVGQREVSSEARVLNDDSRTMVIRTRDPWEVVRALSDRTDVLLEGGPTLAGAFLRAGAIDRILAYVAPILLGGPIAAVDDVGVLTISNAQRWRFDGTERIGPDLRLSLVPT, encoded by the coding sequence ATGCGGCGCGCCATCGAGCTGTCCGAGCAGGTCAAGGGATCGACCTACCCGAACCCACCGGTCGGTGCGGTGATCCTCGATCGCGACGGTGAGATCGCCGGCGTCGGCGCCACGGAACCGGTGGGTGGTCCGCACGCCGAGGTGCTCGCCTTGCGCCGCGCCGGCGAGCGGGCGGTCGGCGGTACCGCGGTGGTGACGCTCGAGCCGTGCAACCACCACGGGCGGACCCCGCCGTGCGTCGACGCACTGCTCGCGGCCGGGGTGGCGAGTGTGGTGTACGCCATCGCCGACCCCAATCCGGCGGCTGCCGGCGGTTCGGCCCGGCTCGCCGACGGCGGCGTCCGGACCGAGGCGGGGCTGCTGGCCGACGAGGCCGCCGGGGGTCCGCTGCGCGAGTGGCTGCACAAGCAGCGCACCGGTCGCCCGCACGTGACGTGGAAGTACGCCACCAGCGTCGACGGCCGCAGCGCCGCAGCAGACGGCAGCAGCCAGTGGATCACCAGCGAGGCGTCCCGCGCCGACGTGCACCGGCGCAGGGCCGTGGTCGACGCGATCGTGGTCGGAACCGGCACCGTGTTCACCGACGACCCGACGCTGACCGCCCGGCTGCCCGACGGGAGCCTCGCCGCCCGGCAACCGCTTCGGGTCGTCGTCGGCCAGCGTGAGGTGTCCTCCGAGGCGCGGGTCCTCAACGACGACTCGCGCACCATGGTGATCCGCACCCGGGATCCGTGGGAGGTCGTGCGGGCGCTGTCCGACCGCACCGACGTCCTGCTCGAGGGTGGGCCCACGCTGGCCGGTGCGTTCCTGCGCGCCGGGGCGATCGACCGGATCCTCGCCTACGTCGCCCCGATCCTGCTCGGCGGGCCGATTGCGGCCGTCGACGACGTGGGCGTGCTGACCATCAGCAACGCCCAACGGTGGCGCTTCGACGGCACCGAGCGGATCGGTCCGGACCTGCGGTTGAGCCTGGTGCCGACCTGA